In a single window of the Pyrococcus sp. NA2 genome:
- a CDS encoding nucleotide sugar dehydrogenase, whose product MKISVLGLGYIGLPTALLFASSGHEVVGVDINEKKVRLLNEGKLPFQEPGLEELFEKAKSNFRATTQVEESDVFLIAVPTPLDNHTKAADLRHVKSAAEMIYPHLRKGNLVILESTVPPGTTEKLLIPILEKSGLNAGEDFYVVHCPERAIPGRTIYEMVHNDRVIGGITPESAEFARDLYRSFVKGNIYLTDLTTAEFVKLIENTYRDVNIALVNELAKIAEEYGVNIWEAIELANKHPRVNLHKPGPGVGGHCIAIDPWFVIQGSSNGRLISLARYINDTMPNYVLRKVKEMLRGLKFPTITVLGVAYKGNVDDARETPALRFIRLAENEGFEVKVYDPYVKEFDYPLLDLEEAVKGSDCIVVITDHDVFKFLDPEKIGKLMRNRCVFDARNILDHEKWKRAGFKVKVLGNGKETL is encoded by the coding sequence GTGAAGATTTCTGTGCTTGGCCTTGGTTATATAGGCTTACCAACGGCACTACTATTTGCTTCATCTGGACATGAAGTTGTTGGGGTCGACATCAATGAGAAGAAAGTAAGGTTGCTAAATGAGGGAAAGCTCCCATTTCAGGAACCGGGACTTGAAGAACTTTTTGAGAAGGCAAAGTCAAACTTCAGAGCAACGACGCAGGTTGAAGAGTCTGACGTGTTCTTAATAGCTGTTCCAACACCCTTAGATAACCACACGAAGGCTGCGGATTTGAGGCATGTAAAATCAGCCGCTGAAATGATTTATCCTCACTTAAGGAAGGGCAATCTTGTTATCCTGGAATCTACGGTGCCTCCAGGAACCACGGAAAAGCTTCTTATCCCAATTCTAGAAAAGAGCGGATTAAATGCTGGAGAAGACTTTTACGTTGTACACTGTCCTGAAAGAGCAATTCCTGGAAGAACTATCTATGAAATGGTTCACAATGATAGGGTTATCGGGGGAATAACGCCCGAGTCAGCGGAATTTGCTAGAGACCTTTATAGATCCTTCGTGAAAGGGAACATTTATTTGACTGACCTAACGACTGCTGAGTTCGTAAAGCTCATTGAAAACACATATAGGGATGTAAACATTGCCTTAGTTAATGAACTCGCTAAGATAGCTGAGGAGTACGGAGTTAATATATGGGAAGCTATTGAACTCGCAAACAAACACCCGAGGGTGAACCTCCACAAGCCTGGCCCAGGAGTCGGTGGTCATTGCATTGCAATAGACCCCTGGTTCGTAATTCAAGGGAGCTCGAATGGAAGGTTGATATCTCTGGCAAGGTACATTAATGATACAATGCCTAACTATGTGCTTAGAAAAGTTAAGGAGATGCTTCGCGGACTAAAGTTTCCAACGATAACTGTCTTAGGTGTTGCTTACAAGGGAAATGTAGATGATGCTAGGGAGACTCCGGCCTTGAGGTTTATTCGCCTTGCGGAGAACGAGGGCTTTGAAGTGAAAGTGTACGATCCGTATGTTAAAGAATTTGACTATCCCCTGCTCGACCTTGAGGAAGCTGTTAAAGGTAGTGACTGTATTGTAGTAATAACTGACCATGATGTATTCAAGTTCCTGGATCCAGAAAAGATTGGAAAGCTTATGAGAAATAGGTGCGTGTTCGATGCCAGAAACATACTCGATCACGAGAAGTGGAAAAGGGCAGGGTTTAAAGTGAAGGTGCTTGGAAATGGCAAGGAGACGCTATGA
- a CDS encoding glycosyltransferase family 4 protein, with translation MRVLILANDFPTKNNEYTGLIFVKEQVKELAKLVDEINVIVPIPKGIEKFREHQYGIKKIEYENYRVGDNVNVYFVKYINPLFPLTFYKFKKEWLFVEYRAVEKFIRRKNIKFDIIHAHYSWPCGALGVKLKKKYKVPLIITEHTHITLKKRIENKEQMLKWTWNNTDILISVNKRNIELIKQFEPSLRVVYIPNGYNPGRLKIIPQLEAREYLNIPEKRKVLFNLARLLPYKGHSYLIDAMKRVIKERDDVYCFIGGSGPLKEKLQQQIVSLGLQNYVTLLGFIPDEELALWMNAADIFVLPSLSEGNPTVMFEALGVGLPFVGTAVGGVPEIITSEDYGLLCPPANPECLAEKILIALDKEWDREKIRRYAEQFTWENIAIQTLDVYNKVIEGMLT, from the coding sequence ATGAGAGTGTTAATACTTGCCAATGACTTTCCAACAAAAAATAATGAGTATACAGGGTTAATCTTTGTAAAGGAACAAGTTAAAGAGCTGGCCAAATTGGTAGATGAGATAAATGTTATCGTGCCAATACCAAAGGGAATAGAGAAGTTTAGAGAACATCAGTATGGAATTAAAAAAATTGAATATGAAAATTACAGAGTTGGGGATAACGTGAATGTGTACTTCGTCAAATACATAAATCCATTGTTCCCTCTAACTTTTTATAAATTCAAAAAAGAGTGGCTCTTTGTAGAGTATCGGGCTGTAGAAAAATTCATTCGTAGGAAGAATATTAAATTTGACATAATCCATGCTCACTACTCATGGCCGTGCGGGGCTTTAGGTGTAAAGTTAAAGAAGAAATATAAGGTGCCGTTAATTATTACTGAGCACACTCATATAACCCTCAAAAAAAGAATTGAAAATAAAGAACAAATGCTAAAGTGGACATGGAATAACACAGATATCCTAATAAGCGTTAATAAACGGAATATTGAACTAATAAAGCAATTTGAGCCATCTCTTAGAGTCGTCTATATACCCAATGGTTATAACCCAGGAAGGTTGAAAATTATTCCTCAATTGGAAGCACGAGAATACCTAAATATACCAGAGAAACGGAAAGTATTATTTAATTTGGCTAGATTGCTCCCTTATAAAGGCCATTCTTACCTAATAGATGCTATGAAGAGAGTAATAAAAGAGAGAGATGATGTTTATTGTTTCATTGGAGGAAGTGGGCCTTTAAAAGAAAAACTCCAACAGCAAATTGTCTCATTAGGATTGCAGAATTATGTAACCCTTCTTGGTTTTATTCCTGATGAGGAGCTAGCTTTATGGATGAATGCCGCCGATATATTTGTCCTTCCGAGTTTAAGCGAGGGTAACCCAACGGTGATGTTCGAAGCGCTAGGGGTGGGCCTGCCGTTTGTTGGAACTGCTGTGGGGGGAGTTCCGGAGATAATAACCTCCGAAGACTATGGTCTGCTCTGTCCCCCCGCCAATCCAGAGTGCCTCGCAGAGAAAATCTTAATAGCTCTCGATAAAGAGTGGGACAGAGAGAAGATAAGGAGGTACGCGGAGCAGTTTACGTGGGAGAATATAGCGATACAAACACTGGATGTATACAACAAGGTCATTGAGGGGATGTTAACATGA
- a CDS encoding glycosyltransferase family 2 protein: MEDWRVKTLIIIPAYNEELTIGSVVALAKRYGDVLVVDDGSKDRTSEIAREVGALVIRHNTNKGKGEALKTGFKYALNNGYDVVVCLDADGQHNPEEIPLLLKQILEDKADLVIGSRYLNNAHKNIPLYRRIGLWVLNTITVLASGVKITDSQSGFRALNRKALEESLELSANGYHIESEMIAQLSEKGLRITEVPINVRYDVPNRHKKNPLSHGVGVLAKIVGLIGYRRPLLLFGVLSLLSFIIAGILGYLAFKPYYEGGKVYLTQAVGAGIFTLIGIQLFIAGLTLNVLSKIVIAKERG, translated from the coding sequence ATGGAGGATTGGAGGGTGAAGACATTAATAATAATTCCAGCTTACAACGAGGAATTAACGATTGGCTCAGTTGTTGCTCTAGCTAAAAGATATGGGGATGTCCTGGTTGTAGATGATGGTAGTAAGGATAGGACATCAGAAATTGCCCGAGAGGTTGGGGCGCTCGTTATAAGGCACAACACCAATAAGGGAAAAGGGGAGGCCCTGAAAACTGGTTTTAAATATGCCTTGAACAATGGCTATGACGTTGTAGTTTGTTTGGATGCAGACGGCCAGCATAATCCGGAGGAGATTCCTCTTCTGCTAAAGCAAATATTAGAGGATAAGGCCGATTTAGTTATTGGTTCGAGGTATTTGAATAATGCCCATAAAAACATTCCTCTGTATAGAAGGATTGGGCTCTGGGTTCTCAATACAATTACAGTTCTTGCATCAGGAGTTAAGATTACCGACTCACAAAGCGGATTTAGGGCTTTGAACAGAAAAGCTTTAGAAGAAAGCTTAGAGCTGAGTGCCAACGGATATCATATTGAGAGCGAGATGATTGCTCAGCTATCTGAAAAGGGGTTAAGGATTACGGAGGTTCCGATAAATGTTAGATATGATGTTCCAAATAGGCACAAGAAGAATCCGTTATCTCATGGGGTTGGAGTTTTGGCTAAAATAGTTGGATTGATTGGATACAGGAGACCACTATTGTTGTTCGGAGTTTTGAGCTTATTGTCGTTTATTATTGCGGGGATTTTAGGGTATCTAGCTTTTAAACCATATTATGAGGGCGGGAAAGTGTATCTAACTCAAGCCGTTGGAGCTGGAATATTCACTCTCATAGGTATTCAGTTGTTTATTGCTGGGCTAACTTTGAATGTGTTAAGTAAAATAGTTATTGCAAAAGAAAGGGGGTAA
- a CDS encoding glycosyltransferase family 4 protein: protein MKVVLVMPYSDPPSWGVQNVAYNLVQGFIKLCKELERKGIEITILSNAGITLKPQEEFSQCSQLRIVSYKQLPPITFLGDIQHILLARRYFHIMLSSADTIHSHDVTFSLPIARMFKDKLIIHNFHGLPWNEKRYLNSRYQRFSYNIMTIRNKKLAEFKNVRFIAISHFVAEDVQRTLGVPDEQIHIVYDPVSEDFFNIEKIDMSGIIFYPARLIPRKNHLSLIKALGILKKDGLSHFTLALTGVVEDKEYFNKIMQLVRKYDLNNNVMFLGKISKEKLFEYYSKASIVVLTSLEESFSLAVAEAMATGTPVVASPVGVVPEAITHGKNGFVINPRDPHDIAEKLRIVLEDDKKRRCMGKRAKKTADKWRSENIARDLMKLWGGFQ, encoded by the coding sequence ATGAAAGTGGTTCTTGTAATGCCTTATTCAGATCCCCCCTCTTGGGGAGTTCAGAATGTTGCTTATAATTTAGTTCAAGGATTCATTAAACTATGCAAAGAACTTGAGCGAAAGGGCATTGAAATCACGATATTATCCAACGCTGGCATAACCCTAAAGCCCCAAGAGGAATTTTCTCAATGCTCCCAGCTAAGGATTGTATCTTACAAACAACTCCCGCCAATCACGTTTTTGGGGGATATTCAGCACATACTCTTGGCAAGGAGATACTTTCATATCATGTTATCATCAGCAGATACAATTCACAGTCATGACGTCACATTCTCTTTACCAATTGCGAGAATGTTTAAAGACAAACTGATTATTCACAACTTCCACGGCCTCCCTTGGAATGAAAAGAGATATCTAAACTCCAGATATCAACGATTTTCCTATAATATAATGACAATAAGGAACAAAAAACTTGCAGAGTTTAAAAATGTAAGATTTATTGCAATTTCTCATTTCGTCGCAGAGGATGTACAGCGCACTTTGGGAGTTCCAGATGAGCAAATTCACATAGTCTATGACCCAGTTTCAGAGGACTTCTTTAATATCGAGAAAATAGACATGTCTGGCATAATATTCTACCCAGCTCGCTTAATTCCAAGAAAAAATCATTTATCCTTGATCAAAGCCCTGGGTATCCTGAAGAAAGATGGGCTTTCTCACTTTACGCTTGCACTCACAGGAGTCGTAGAAGACAAAGAATACTTTAACAAAATCATGCAATTAGTTAGAAAATACGATTTGAACAACAATGTTATGTTCTTGGGAAAAATTTCCAAAGAAAAGCTCTTTGAGTATTATTCAAAAGCTTCCATTGTTGTGCTAACTTCTCTTGAGGAATCGTTTTCCCTCGCTGTTGCGGAAGCCATGGCAACAGGAACGCCTGTGGTGGCTTCCCCTGTGGGTGTTGTTCCAGAAGCAATAACACATGGGAAAAACGGATTTGTTATAAACCCCCGTGATCCTCATGATATTGCAGAAAAACTCAGGATCGTACTTGAAGACGATAAAAAACGGAGATGTATGGGAAAGCGGGCAAAGAAGACGGCAGATAAGTGGAGAAGTGAGAATATTGCAAGAGATTTAATGAAGCTATGGGGTGGGTTTCAATGA
- a CDS encoding DUF354 domain-containing protein, which produces MARRRYDLWVDISNTPQVHLAGAIIRELREYSIYVTGFNRGETAELMRLYNLNGEVFGSDKYHPLLKSLSFASRTVRLLYKAPSAKVLLSFENAMPIPAGKLRGMKTILMLDNDLKFVGKRPLFQKIESRIKKMADYVLVPEVAKDIFERYFENVVTYPGYKEHIYIADFQPDPRFPRRIPFEEYVVLRPESLTSLYVLHNKSIVPELLRLFEKEDINVVYLPRNEEEMKLAQGFKNVYIPPKALDGLNLIYYSKATLTGSGTMAREAAVMGVPAVSFFPGERLLAVDRDLVEKGKVLHSREPEEIVEYVLKNWDKKRKEDFEKAKQVKRQAIRQITVAIGG; this is translated from the coding sequence ATGGCAAGGAGACGCTATGACCTCTGGGTAGACATATCAAACACCCCCCAGGTTCACCTCGCTGGTGCAATAATACGTGAGCTTAGGGAGTACTCCATATACGTGACGGGCTTCAACAGGGGCGAAACTGCAGAGCTGATGAGGCTCTACAATTTGAACGGAGAGGTCTTTGGCTCGGATAAATATCATCCTCTATTAAAATCCCTATCCTTTGCCTCAAGGACGGTTAGGTTGCTGTACAAGGCACCATCTGCAAAGGTTTTGTTGAGCTTTGAAAATGCAATGCCAATTCCAGCAGGTAAGCTTAGAGGAATGAAAACAATACTGATGCTGGACAACGATCTCAAGTTCGTTGGCAAAAGGCCACTCTTCCAAAAAATAGAATCGAGGATAAAAAAGATGGCAGACTACGTCTTGGTTCCCGAAGTTGCTAAGGATATTTTTGAGAGATACTTTGAAAACGTTGTTACTTACCCAGGATACAAGGAGCACATATACATAGCTGATTTCCAACCCGATCCGAGGTTTCCAAGGCGAATCCCCTTTGAGGAGTATGTAGTTTTGAGGCCAGAATCCCTGACATCATTGTATGTTTTACATAATAAGTCAATTGTTCCTGAGTTGCTAAGGTTATTTGAAAAGGAAGACATAAATGTAGTTTATCTCCCGAGAAATGAGGAGGAGATGAAACTGGCTCAAGGATTTAAGAATGTATACATCCCACCAAAGGCGTTGGATGGATTAAACTTGATCTACTACTCAAAAGCCACGCTTACAGGCTCCGGAACAATGGCTAGGGAGGCCGCGGTTATGGGAGTTCCCGCAGTCTCCTTTTTCCCTGGAGAGAGACTGCTTGCGGTGGATAGAGACCTTGTGGAGAAAGGAAAAGTGCTCCATTCGAGGGAGCCAGAGGAGATCGTGGAGTATGTCTTGAAGAACTGGGATAAAAAGCGGAAAGAAGATTTTGAAAAAGCAAAACAGGTAAAAAGACAGGCGATTCGTCAGATAACAGTTGCAATTGGGGGTTGA
- a CDS encoding phenylacetate--CoA ligase family protein, with protein sequence MKIQIPYAWGFKIYKSSPRPIRRLIDIALKPIPRSVMLGSGFHEKLKFLLKSEKWEYKKLVEFQERALRKLIEHAYRNVPYYHRIFRERGLLPSDIRKIEDLNKLPVLTKDDIRSNFSDLIAVNYKEFKPGLAYTSGSTGKPLEFYLDQQNREWEYASQWRQVFWGGIRNVNVKIATFRGDFVFEYGKTNKVARWHGLYKELIFNTYLLDPEHIKRMVEILNKFKPELIKGYPHALYIIAKNIEEMDLQLKFKPRVIQPSSEQLTLYMREVIERIFEPEHILDWYSQSEYVISIGQCELGEYHQTMETGIMSTIEDDWGFERLVGTGLWNYSMPFINYMIGDIIRTSNDIPKCGRNLTLVRSLEGRVNDIVITPSGKAISGVGFDHYVKHRIIHYLKVIPDYLHFIQTKLDEMVVEIYSSNPIPKGDIDLLIRELKLLLGDEMNIKIKYLDKLPKSKKWRIVESKVSKL encoded by the coding sequence ATGAAAATTCAAATTCCGTATGCATGGGGATTTAAAATTTATAAAAGTAGTCCTCGTCCAATACGACGGCTAATAGATATAGCCCTAAAGCCAATACCGCGCTCTGTTATGCTGGGCTCAGGGTTTCATGAAAAGTTAAAATTCCTACTTAAATCTGAAAAATGGGAATACAAAAAGCTCGTTGAATTTCAGGAAAGAGCTCTCAGAAAACTAATTGAGCATGCTTACAGGAACGTCCCATATTATCATCGAATTTTCAGAGAGAGGGGTCTATTGCCTTCAGACATAAGAAAAATCGAAGATCTCAACAAACTTCCTGTCTTAACTAAAGACGACATTAGAAGTAACTTTTCAGATTTAATAGCAGTGAATTATAAGGAGTTCAAACCGGGGCTTGCATATACCTCAGGCTCAACAGGGAAACCTCTTGAATTTTATCTAGATCAACAGAATAGAGAGTGGGAGTACGCGTCCCAGTGGAGGCAGGTTTTTTGGGGAGGAATTAGAAATGTCAACGTAAAGATTGCAACTTTTAGGGGGGATTTTGTATTTGAATACGGAAAGACAAATAAAGTTGCAAGATGGCACGGTCTTTATAAAGAATTGATCTTCAACACCTATTTACTAGATCCAGAACATATTAAGAGAATGGTGGAAATATTAAACAAGTTCAAGCCAGAACTTATTAAGGGATATCCTCACGCGTTATATATAATAGCTAAAAATATCGAAGAAATGGACCTCCAATTAAAATTCAAGCCTAGAGTAATACAGCCCAGTTCAGAACAGTTAACACTTTATATGAGAGAAGTTATTGAGCGTATTTTTGAACCAGAACATATTTTAGACTGGTATAGTCAGTCGGAATATGTAATATCCATAGGTCAATGTGAGTTAGGCGAATACCACCAGACAATGGAGACCGGTATAATGAGCACTATTGAAGATGATTGGGGATTTGAGCGACTTGTTGGCACCGGATTGTGGAATTATTCGATGCCATTTATAAATTATATGATCGGAGACATCATCAGAACGTCTAATGATATTCCAAAGTGCGGAAGAAATCTCACATTAGTTAGATCCTTAGAAGGGAGGGTAAATGATATTGTAATTACGCCTTCAGGAAAAGCTATCTCTGGTGTGGGATTTGATCATTATGTCAAGCATAGGATTATTCACTATTTGAAGGTAATCCCAGATTACCTGCACTTTATACAAACAAAACTCGACGAGATGGTTGTAGAAATATACTCAAGTAATCCTATCCCCAAGGGAGATATTGATCTCTTGATTAGAGAATTAAAACTCCTCTTGGGAGATGAGATGAATATTAAAATAAAGTATCTAGATAAACTTCCGAAGTCTAAAAAATGGAGGATAGTGGAATCAAAGGTGAGCAAACTATGA